One window from the genome of Magnolia sinica isolate HGM2019 chromosome 4, MsV1, whole genome shotgun sequence encodes:
- the LOC131243637 gene encoding glycine-rich RNA-binding protein 4, mitochondrial-like, translating into MGRSREGGRSLQRDCREGGRSLQTERDCRDGGRSLQTERDCREGKREIAERESLSYDTNETVLKGAFERYGEIHEAVKVICDHTSAKSKGFGFVWFCLESEASRALQEMDDQLLDGRNIRVVYAKKG; encoded by the exons ATGGGGAGGAGTAGAGAGGGAGGGCGGTCGTTgcagagagattgcagagagggagggcggtcgttgcagacggagagagattgcagagacggagggcggtcgttgcagacggagagagattgcagagagggaaagcgagagattgcagagagggaga GCCTTTCATATGATACCAATGAGACCGTCTTAAAGGGCGCGTTTGAACGGTAcggtgaaatccatgaag CAGTTAAAGTTATATGTGATCATACAAGTGCGAAATCTAAAGGGTTTGGGTTCGTGTGGTTCTGTTTGGAGAGCGAAGCGAGCAGAGCACTGCAAGAAATGGACGATCAG TTACTCGATGGTAGAAACATCCGTGTAGTCTATGCCAAAAAAGGATGA
- the LOC131243633 gene encoding histone H2A — MESTGKVKKGAGGRKGGGPKKKPVSRSVKAGLQFPVGRIGRYLKKGRYSQRVGTGAPVYLAAVLEYLAAEVLELAGNAARDNKKNRIIPRHVLLAVRNDEELGKLLHGVTIAHGGVLPNINPVLLPKKTAEKAAKEPKSPTKAVKSPKKA; from the exons ATGGAGTCGACCGGAAAGGTGAAGAAAGGCGCCGGTGGAAGGAAAGGAGGCGGTCCGAAGAAGAAGCCGGTCTCCAGATCGGTCAAGGCCGGTCTGCAGTTCCCGGTCGGTAGGATCGGTCGTTATTTGAAGAAGGGCCGATATTCTCAGCGTGTCGGGACCGGTGCGCCGGTTTATCTCGCGGCTGTGCTGGAATATCTTGCAGCTGAG GTTCTTGAATTGGCTGGGAATGCAGCACGTGACAACAAAAAGAACAGAATCATCCCTCGGCATGTACTCTTAGCTGTGAGGAATGATGAAGAGCTTGGAAAGCTTTTGCATGGTGTGACAATTGCTCATGGAGGAGTTCTTCCCAACATCAACCCAGTTCTTCTTCCAAAGAAAACTGCAGAGAAGGCTGCCAAAGAGCCCAAGTCTCCTACCAAGGCTGTCAAATCTCCAAAGAAGGCTTGA